One window of the Ictidomys tridecemlineatus isolate mIctTri1 chromosome 11, mIctTri1.hap1, whole genome shotgun sequence genome contains the following:
- the Hes4 gene encoding transcription factor HES-4 isoform X2: protein MPADTPEKPSASPLAGAQASASPTPDKPRSAAEQRKSSKPILEKRRRARINQSLAQLQTLILDAVRKDSSRHSKLEKADILEMTGIHLQNLRRFQVTGEARVAAARGREAHRATALDTTAGLCCSRSRTQLGPRCPGQVPCRLQRVPGRGDPLPGWLRGCPSRSSLPLTRPPGSLPAPAGVFAPLCLAARRCRRTGVRGLRWPPAAALVRRPLSPAAPRGRVRAAPAT from the exons ATGCCGGCAGACACCCCCGAGAAGCCGAGCGCCTCGCCGCTGGCCGGAGCGCAGGCCAGCGCCAGCCCGACCCCAGATAAACCCCGCAGCGCGGCCGAGCAGCGGAAG TCCTCCAAGCCCATCCTGGAGAAGCGGCGCCGAGCGCGCATCAACCAGAGCCTTGCTCAGCTCCAGACCCTCATCCTGGACGCGGTCAGGAAGGAT AGCTCCCGTCATTCGAAGCTGGAGAAGGCCGACATCCTGGAGATGACGGGGATACATCTGCAAAACCTGCGTCGCTTTCAGGTGACAGGTGAGGCGCGGGTGGCAGCGGCTAGGGGGCGGGAGGCGCACCGGGCCACCGCCCTAGACACGACAGCTGGTCTCTGCTGCTCCCGCAGCCGCACTCAGCTCGGACCCCGCTGTCCTGGGCAAGTACCGTGCAGGCTTCAACGAGTGCCTGGCCGAGGTGACCCGCTTCCTGGCTGGCTGCGAGGGTGTCCCAGCCGAAGTTCGCTCCCGCTTACTCGGCCACCTGGCAGCCTGCCTGCTCCAGCTGGGGTCTTCGCGCCGCTCTGCCTCGCTGCCCGCCGCTGCAGACGAACCGGAGTCCGAGGTCTACGCTGGCCGCCCGCTGCGGCGCTCGTTCGACGGCCCCTTTCCCCTGCTGCGCCCAGGGGCCGCGTTCGCGCCGCTCCTGCCACCTAG
- the Hes4 gene encoding transcription factor HES-4 isoform X3: MPADTPEKPSASPLAGAQASASPTPDKPRSAAEQRKSSKPILEKRRRARINQSLAQLQTLILDAVRKDSSRHSKLEKADILEMTGIHLQNLRRFQVTAALSSDPAVLGKYRAGFNECLAEVTRFLAGCEGVPAEVRSRLLGHLAACLLQLGSSRRSASLPAAADEPESEVYAGRPLRRSFDGPFPLLRPGAAFAPLLPPRLTLAPPAAPRMGSPGRNGPWRPWLQ, from the exons ATGCCGGCAGACACCCCCGAGAAGCCGAGCGCCTCGCCGCTGGCCGGAGCGCAGGCCAGCGCCAGCCCGACCCCAGATAAACCCCGCAGCGCGGCCGAGCAGCGGAAG TCCTCCAAGCCCATCCTGGAGAAGCGGCGCCGAGCGCGCATCAACCAGAGCCTTGCTCAGCTCCAGACCCTCATCCTGGACGCGGTCAGGAAGGAT AGCTCCCGTCATTCGAAGCTGGAGAAGGCCGACATCCTGGAGATGACGGGGATACATCTGCAAAACCTGCGTCGCTTTCAGGTGACAG CCGCACTCAGCTCGGACCCCGCTGTCCTGGGCAAGTACCGTGCAGGCTTCAACGAGTGCCTGGCCGAGGTGACCCGCTTCCTGGCTGGCTGCGAGGGTGTCCCAGCCGAAGTTCGCTCCCGCTTACTCGGCCACCTGGCAGCCTGCCTGCTCCAGCTGGGGTCTTCGCGCCGCTCTGCCTCGCTGCCCGCCGCTGCAGACGAACCGGAGTCCGAGGTCTACGCTGGCCGCCCGCTGCGGCGCTCGTTCGACGGCCCCTTTCCCCTGCTGCGCCCAGGGGCCGCGTTCGCGCCGCTCCTGCCACCTAGGCTGACCCTGGCGCCTCCTGCCGCCCCCAGGATGGGGTCTCCAGGCCGGAACGGACCCTGGAGGCCGTGGCTACAGTGA
- the Hes4 gene encoding transcription factor HES-4 isoform X1, whose protein sequence is MPADTPEKPSASPLAGAQASASPTPDKPRSAAEQRKSSKPILEKRRRARINQSLAQLQTLILDAVRKDVSRGREGGVQGLRLAEWDVAELQTTTLSRPPELPSFEAGEGRHPGDDGDTSAKPASLSGDSRTQLGPRCPGQVPCRLQRVPGRGDPLPGWLRGCPSRSSLPLTRPPGSLPAPAGVFAPLCLAARRCRRTGVRGLRWPPAAALVRRPLSPAAPRGRVRAAPAT, encoded by the exons ATGCCGGCAGACACCCCCGAGAAGCCGAGCGCCTCGCCGCTGGCCGGAGCGCAGGCCAGCGCCAGCCCGACCCCAGATAAACCCCGCAGCGCGGCCGAGCAGCGGAAG TCCTCCAAGCCCATCCTGGAGAAGCGGCGCCGAGCGCGCATCAACCAGAGCCTTGCTCAGCTCCAGACCCTCATCCTGGACGCGGTCAGGAAGGATGTAAGTCGGGGCCGAGAAGGGGGAGTCCAAGGACTGAGGCTAGCAGAATGGGACGTGGCTGAGTTACAGACCACCACCCTGTCCCGGCCCCCAGAGCTCCCGTCATTCGAAGCTGGAGAAGGCCGACATCCTGGAGATGACGGGGATACATCTGCAAAACCTGCGTCGCTTTCAGGTGACAG CCGCACTCAGCTCGGACCCCGCTGTCCTGGGCAAGTACCGTGCAGGCTTCAACGAGTGCCTGGCCGAGGTGACCCGCTTCCTGGCTGGCTGCGAGGGTGTCCCAGCCGAAGTTCGCTCCCGCTTACTCGGCCACCTGGCAGCCTGCCTGCTCCAGCTGGGGTCTTCGCGCCGCTCTGCCTCGCTGCCCGCCGCTGCAGACGAACCGGAGTCCGAGGTCTACGCTGGCCGCCCGCTGCGGCGCTCGTTCGACGGCCCCTTTCCCCTGCTGCGCCCAGGGGCCGCGTTCGCGCCGCTCCTGCCACCTAG
- the Perm1 gene encoding PGC-1 and ERR-induced regulator in muscle protein 1: MMDNFQYSVQLSDQDWAEFSATADECGLLQAGLASGDELLSSDIDQGDSSGSSPPGPPPLLTGQLAPRRRGCQSCEEEDAVATGQLVRRSQGEPVLALGPGQQAAGTSAQSEALLSLGSGAAPPGQCSVLPRSAASRKEMQRLLQGPAPCPPGEPPRSPESPGFSPTSQKPPDSPGAPARSPGRKKRRTVGAKGGGRSGAPGPAVAHLGSLLPTETRPEEGTGLAGSKGKGFVAAAAKLTAGAQQDTLEPDSAGAPELSVCPPEHAASPGPGWGLCTPVPVTEQGTDQTRITPRAELPTVSTSVQETHPNVSPAKPDVALSTPASKPQIDMGLSIPACKIQPNTNLCVLDSEPQPDVAFSTPASKSQSDMASSTPASAPPPNVGLSVPASESQPNVALSVPASKPQSDVTLSTPACKPQPNMASSTSPSESLPNMDFSTPASKLQPDEALSTPASKPQPDTAMSTSASEPQRVQTGSTPVSTPRVCVDLHAAAVDSPTLVSVALPCTALPHSVSKAQSEAPVSTPAPRASAAEPSWAPVPQAGSDTVGTEVMVPPGGPQEKPREQPSEGTPGPPEGEALQGPMQAPKRKKVRFSMAVPRPEKPRSAGAEGPPSPVTPRPSALRMAMGGHEGSAAWNAVAVGPRPPQPRILKHLPPPAPSASVRPGLGSSYAVTLPEAYEFFFCDTIEEEDESVAEEGASQALGEVQWPDTCEFFFRDFQGQMPQHRGCCSPAAAPLPRVEAVPVAPPGDPVPISIPEAYEHFLEEDGFGGVLPSLLQLRASEHPGEAGPRISPEPSPATAEQLSLAVRRAGELCSPLASSPFSQKDMCLVFVAFATWAVRTSDLHTPDAWKTVLLANLGTISAIRYFRRRVRRGRSPSRSCSRSPSPTS, from the exons ATGATGGACAACTTCCAGTACAGCGTCCAGCTCAGTGACCAGGACTGGGCTGAGTTCTCTGCCACTGCTGATGAGTGTGGTCTCCTGCAGGCTGGCCTAGCCTCTGGAGATGAGCTCTTGTCCAGTGATATTGACCAAGGGGACAGCAGTGGCAGCAGCCCCCCTGGGCCCCCACCCCTTCTTACTGGGCAGCTTGCTCCCAGGAGGAGGGGCTGTCAGAGCTGTGAAGAGGAGGACGCCGTGGCCACAGGACAGCTGGTCAGAAGGTCTCAGGGTGAGCCTGTCCTGGCTCTGGGACCTGGTCAGCAGGCAGCCGGCACGTCCGCACAGTCAGAAGCTCTTCTGTCCCTTGGCTCAGGTGCTGCCCCTCCCGGTCAGTGCTCAGTCCTCCCACGGTCAGCAGCTTCCAGAAAGGAGATGCAGAGGCTCCTGCAGGGCCCGGCCCCCTGCCCCCCTGGTGAGCCCCCTCGGAGTCCCGAGTCTCCTGGCTTCAGCCCCACCTCCCAGAAACCCCCCGACAGCCCTGGAGCCCCAGCACGGAGCCCTGGGCGCAAGAAGAGACGTACTGTGGGCGCAAAGGGGGGAGGGCGCTCAGGAGCCCCAGGCCCTGCTGTTGCCCATCTGGGctccctgctgcccactgagacCAGGCCTGAGGAGGGCACTGGCCTGGCTGGGTCCAAGGGCAAGGGGTTTGTGGCTGCGGCAGCAAAGCTGACAGCAGGAGCCCAGCAGGACACACTGGAGCCAGACTCTGCAGGTGCTCCGGAGCTGAGTGTTTGTCCCCCTGAGCATGCTGCCAGtccagggccaggctggggtcTGTGTACACCTGTGCCTGTCACTGAGCAAGGTACAGACCAGACCAGAATAACTCCTAGAGCTGAGCTACCCACGGTATCCACATCTGTTCAGGAAACTCACCCAAATGTCTCCCCAGCTAAGCCAGATGTGGCTCTGTCTACACCTGCCTCCAAGCCTCAAATTGACATGGGTCTGTCTATACCTGCTTGCAAGATTCAACCCAACACGAATCTGTGTGTGCTTGACTCTGAGCCTCAACCTGATGTGGCTTTCTCTACACCTGCCTCCAAATCTCAGTCTGACATGGCTTCATCTACACCTGCCTCTGCACCTCCACCCAACGTGGGTCTGTCTGTGCCTGCCTCTGAGTCTCAACCCAATGTGGCTTTGTCTGTGCCTGCCTCCAAACCTCAGTCTGATGTGACTTTGTCTACACCTGCATGCAAGCCTCAACCCAACATGGCTTCATCTACATCTCCCTCTGAAAGTCTACCCAACATGGATTTTTCTACACCTGCCTCCAAACTCCAACCTGATGAGGCTTTATCTACACCTGCCTCCAAGCCTCAACCTGACACGGCCATGTCTACATCTGCCTCTGAGCCTCAGCGTGTCCAGACTGGATCTACACCTGTCTCCACACCAAGAGTGTGTGTGGACCTGCATGCAGCAGCGGTGGATTCCCCTACTCTTGTCTCTGTGGCCCTGCCGTGCACAGCTCTGCCGCACTCTGTTTCCAAGGCTCAGTCTGAAGCACCTGTATCCACACCTGCCCCCAGAGCCAGTGCTGCTGAGCCCTCCTGGGCCCCTGTCCCCCAAGCAGGGTCTGACACTGTGGGGACAGAGGTGATGGTTCCTCCTGGGGGACCCCAAGAGAAGCCCAGAGAGCAGCCCTCTGAAGGGACCCCAGGACCCCCTGAGGGCGAGGCCCTGCAGGGCCCCATGCAGGCTCCCAAGAGGAAGAAGGTACGATTTTCTATGGCAGTGCCCAGACCGGAGAAGCCAAGGTCAGCAGGGGCCGAGGGCCCACCCTCTCCAGTCACACCCCGGCCCTCAGCCCTCAGAATGGCAATGGGGGGCCATGAGGGGTCTGCAGCCTGGAACGCTGTGGCAGTTGGGCCCCGGCCCCCCCAGCCACGGATCCTCAAGCACCTGCCGCCCCCTGCCCCTTCTGCTTCGGTGAGGCCTGGACTGGGCAGCAGCTATGCAGTAACCCTCCCAGAGGCCTATGAGTTCTTCTTTTGTGACACCATTGAGGAGGAGGACGAAAGTGTGGCAGAGGAGGGAGCCAGCCAGGCCCTAGGCGAAGTCCAGTGGCCGGACACATGCGAGTTCTTCTTCCGGGATTTCCAGGGCCAGATGCCCCAGCATCGGGGGTGCTGTTCCCCAGCTGCAGCCCCGCTCCCGAGGGTCGAGGCTGTGCCAGTGGCACCCCCTGGTGACCCGGTGCCCATTTCTATCCCTGAGGCCTACGAACACTTCCTGGAGGAGGATGGGTTTGGGGGTGTGCTGCCATCCCTTCTCCAGCTGCGGGCCTCAGAGCACCCCGGGGAAGCGGGGCCCAGGATCTCGCctgagcccagcccagccacAGCGGAACAACTCAGCCTGGCGGTCAGGCGGGCAG GGGAGCTCTGCAGTCCCCTGGCCTCCTCTCCCTTCAGTCAGAAGGACATGTGTCTGGTGTTTGTGGCTTTTGCCACCTGGGCTGTGAGAACCTCAGATCTACATACCCCGGACGCTTGGAAAACAG TCTTGCTGGCCAACCTTGGCACCATCTCTGCCATCCGCTACTTCCGCAGGCGTGTGAGGCGAGGGCGCAGTCCCAGCCGCAGCTGTAGCCGCAGCCCAAGTCCCACCTCCTAG